The genomic DNA ATGCGACACAAGTGCAGCGGTGACGAGCGTTTTCCCGACTCCAGTATCGGTCCCGGTGATAAAGACCCCGCGCGGGCTGGAATCATGATGATGTATGTTGGTTCGTCGCATAGCGTGGATTCTCGCCTATTATAAAATCACTTTGGCAACTCGTTCACGCAGAATGCTCAAAAAGGCTGTCCATCAAGGCCGCAGCGAGTGAAGGTCCGAGGCGTACCCGGCAGGGTACGTTGAGGGTCTGAACGATGCGAGAACGATGCTGGCGGACTTTTTCAGCATTCTGCTAAAGCAATCGGCTATCGCAATTCCACACTTGTCCCGACACATCGTTGAGTTGAGCTAGATAGAAGACGGTCTTGGCCACTTCTTCGCGTGACGGTGGCCGGCCTAACAGATGGTCTTCCCATTGATCGTTCTCCGGCATGGCTCCATCGAACAAATCCGTCTTCTGCCAGCCAGGCAAGAGGAGGTTGACACGAACGTTGCCTGCTCCCCATTCTTTCGCTGCGGTCTGCACCAGACCGATGAGCCCGGATTTTGACGCGGCATAGGCAGCCTGCCCGGTTGAGCCATGGGACCCGGCATGTGATCCAATGACAACGATCGACCCACCACCATGAGCGAGAAGGGGAGGGGCCATGGCACGGAGGCAGTGAAATGTTCCTGTCAAATTCGTGGCCATCACGTCGGCCCACGCGTCTTCATGTTGTCGAAGCAGGAGTTGGCTCCCTCCGATTCCAGCATTACAGATAAACACCGACGGCATCGGGACCTGTCGACAGGAGGCCTCCACCATCTGTTGCACCGACTGTGACTCGCGAATATCGGCGA from Nitrospirota bacterium includes the following:
- a CDS encoding SDR family NAD(P)-dependent oxidoreductase — protein: MKSHAGASLPQRAVLVTGASGGIGRAISLAFAAAGWSIGVHYHRNKSAAEDTLSHVKDAGGVGALYVADIRESQSVQQMVEASCRQVPMPSVFICNAGIGGSQLLLRQHEDAWADVMATNLTGTFHCLRAMAPPLLAHGGGSIVVIGSHAGSHGSTGQAAYAASKSGLIGLVQTAAKEWGAGNVRVNLLLPGWQKTDLFDGAMPENDQWEDHLLGRPPSREEVAKTVFYLAQLNDVSGQVWNCDSRLL